In the Coffea eugenioides isolate CCC68of unplaced genomic scaffold, Ceug_1.0 ScVebR1_23;HRSCAF=104, whole genome shotgun sequence genome, ggtcaaagaagaaaagttgtagagaatggtattttataggtgcctataaaatttcagctcaatcggagcaacgtaggacgtgaaaagtccaaaatacccttactgttttaagtatttcccagcagtccgtttcatcagttaagtccagtttatcgcatttttttgaccaggatccattctgatttagctctgggccaaaacatgaaagttgtagtgttctgtaTTAGCTTTCAAATACatctaagaacacctgattcggacttgtgtacactgagttatgaccattacagtgttctgcggttaaacagccgacgaattggtttctggtttagtaatttgaggatttgactaagttacattaggaactggactaagtgaccttcataaacattgtaaccctgtgtcttagcttcgtaacggcaTAAGTtttgcctcaatccgataagcgtagcctcggatatgttatttccacATTtgcacgtcaaatctgtcttgtgctagattgaatttctgcacttgttattattgtaattcttgtttttatgatattgtgagcctatggaacggctcttgacatgaattgcttatatgtgtgatgttgggttgtgattgaagaaaaataatgaagcctaaatggctggaaaattaggtaaacacaaagggcatgctgtccgaattttttctcgaggactagaaaactacattagcgacttgagtaaaggttaagtgattatcacttgaactagcggGAACCTTTGCTACTAtgtttatcgagggttatatATTAGGACTTGGctgaacttgtacccttgaggaaaagacataatggccaatgtaaacttgtatttccttgtactttcaactcaagtgttattTCCAAGCATCTATGCTAcaaaaccttacgatttgaaaagcgagcaagtatTTCATGAgggtctttcaaatgaatttcaattggtcgattcttaatgaacggaacgtttaagtttcgaatcctactcgtgtttcaaagatCTTAAACTgaatttttatcgcagatctggactccatgcctggagtataattgaacgtgaatacttgagGCACaatattttggtgagtgctttcaaataccgaattgtactagatacttgaacttgatacgtgaccaatatgagtacatgttatgtacgtgaattgatagggcaagagtgtactttatcgcacttgcccttacgtgatatacttgtttattgattgcaattgacttgatatacttgtttatgaggtgcgcacttcctggaattccagaaaccctgtggcgagttactctagtcgagccggcaagggcttggtcgattgggtaacgagccctgggtctcttgctttgtcgagtggagtgatatctcctcgattaaacggtatactcgagtattaccacccgtgtttattgaggattttgggcccagtagggggtgtgaatggtggacggagagtagtgtaagtggtgttctactggattggttcctttacttgaaagttgacggagtgtcaactactacgtgatcaagctcctgatgatgaatggaagttggctcctgagagccatccgtatccttatgctttggaatgattattgcttattggattattgttgattttgaaaaatttttacactcgctcattttgagatttctatttgacgtgttattgctcacgtttatgaactcttcatgctcgttactttgctatatcgacaacttgtacttataaataatggtcaatttgttatttggaacctcactgggcttttagctcataccacgctatttgttttccttacaggggtacgagtgtcgcgtgagacttgtaaaagactagcatagtctagttgttttttacttttgacttttgacttgtactcgcgctattcttcgaatagaatgttttgtatttggattgtatacgcCTTGAACCAGTTTGAgtatattgaggctttgtaccttgattggtatcaatgtaaattataagtttgaattgtggatgttatttatggttcatggatgtgtgcaCATGatttgagtgagtgagtcctggcgagagttgggcaggcggtccgccaaaccctgtggtacgcctcagggggaggtggggtcgtcacagatggtatcagagctcctattgagctcgtgccgggagagggttctcggactgtggggattgacttgttaagtgtggaacaattgtctattgttggagACCTTAGTTAGTTATgccaggtaggaatctctaatatggatgatttactcttgggaccggccggctcgagttgtgaattgtcttattgtggattcttgtacttgggtaTCACATAGTGAAGAGCgttagaataagggtctgtatcttaattgcacttgaggtgagttttgatggAAAAGGTTAAAGCGTGGATGATTCTAACATTTAACCTTGTTATTGGACTGATCAAAGGGGTTTGCAATACTTGAACTGTCTGAGACAGACTAAAATGAGCTCATTTGGGACTTGAACTTGTTttggcgagtgtgctcttacgtacaTGTAATGGACCTGATTTGATTTTTACACATGAGTAATATGACCTATATGTGGATTTGAATTCGGTGACtgtttgagaatgtgaattgctgggtaTAGGCTAGtcgagtgagttcttattcgtacccgtgcttcttgaacttgaagtaattgaatCTACTTTTAAACTTATATGTTTGAACCCTGCTTTGACCTTacttttgaacttattcgtattTGTGTGGCTGTAGACcagctactactcttctgtagcggttgaactaaAACTCTCTGGTGAGGCtttgcctgttgtgtttccaagcaccgcCAGGGGTAAAAATTTTTGACTTGAGAAATTTTCGACTTGAGGCTAAGCCATGTTCTAAATTTTTCGAATATCTGAGACTTTACTTTCAACTCAGGGCTAGTTATGTGAATTGAGCCCTTTTTGCATGTTCTATTTGGTTATTTCTTAGCTCTTTACTAAATGATAAGGTCATATAGAAGGGATTGGAGTGATTTCTAGTACCTGACTGACTATGAAGGACTCTTAGTACCCGTTggaatttcgagggcgaaattcttttaaggaggggagattgtaacatcccgaatattaggaggttgtttgtgagaaaatattaaagtatATTTCTTcgggtttgatttaaaaaaaaaccttattttgttttaaaagactagaaaccctaatgttttaatcaaaaaccctagtttgcTTGTGACTAAAcggtttcttaaatctctcatattttactAGAGATCCCAAtgttaattattgaaattgtaaattcctcacgttttcttaaaaatttccttttatttgaaaattattatttagtaaggccctactacccaattgttcaacaataagtgcagatgaacctggaaatagggttttacacttcggtttcaagatttgaacaaaattagggttttcgcgatttttcgccggatgaattttggGTACTGACCAAGGatcaatttggtgattaaaagtgacttttaagggagaaataaaatatgattaggagcaatgagaTAAGGTTAgtaaataggaagtaaaaatcTTAGtgcgtgtgtttttaagaaaaacggcgcgaaccgacgggtcccgcgcactaccggttgaatgcaccacttgatcaccactttcttgccttagaagtttatcattaatggagcaaaatatcttccccctcttgaccatcctattggccgaaatttaaggcaaagaaaaagcaaggaaagagaaaatttgtgtggttgaaattaaaccaagtgttagccaaacttgtggtggaaattaatcattatttttcctaccttcttaccttataaactagcttaatcttcttcattttctggttcttcttggccgagcaaGAGTGAGGGAAAGGGAGAACAAGAAAACactcaatttcttcttcaatccaacaactaagtgagaaatcaaacaaaacaaaccgattaaacttgtctTTGAGTGATTagttagtgattggtggtgagatttttgaaagagaaagcttgggctactcttagtgacctctagtcaaggtaagagagcttatctctccaagttttgctttcaattttgttaaattaagcttgGCAACTTGATTTTATGGTGaaatcatggatgattagcatgttttagaagttttcccctttcttatttgatgaactagggtttggggaaattctgcccaatttattgtatgatgcttatatgttgcaattaaggttttataaggtgttttggtagtgattggaccaagaaattaaggaaagattcactaaaaactagaaattccagaatctggaaaatttgcccaacattctgtccgaatatgtatctgtgtgttagaggccgaattggccttaggtcaaagaagaaaagttgtagagaatggtattttataggtgcctataaaatttcagctcaatcggagcaacgtaggacgtgaaaagtccaaaatacccttactgttttaagtatttcccagcagtccgtttcatcagttaagtccagtttatcgcatttttttgaccaggatccattctgatttagctctgggccaaaacatgaaagttgtagtgttctgtaTTAGCTTTCAAATACatctaagaacacctgattcggacttgtgtacactgagttatgaccattacagtgttctgcggttaaacagccgacgaattggtttctggtttagtaatttgaggatttgactaagttacattaggaactggactaagtgaccttcataaacattgtaaccctgtgtcttagcttcgtaacggcaTAAGTtttgcctcaatccgataagcgtagcctcggatatgttatttccacATTtgcacgtcaaatctgtcttgtgctagattgaatttctgcacttgttattattgtaattcttgtttttatgatattgtgagcctatggaacggctcttgacatgaattgcttatatgtgtgatgttgggttgtgattgaagaaaaataatgaagcctaaatggctggaaaattaggtaaacacaaagggcatgctgtccgaattttttctcgaggactagaaaactacattagcgacttgagtaaaggttaagtgattatcacttgaactagcggGAACCTTTGCTACTAtgtttatcgagggttatatATTAGGACTTGGctgaacttgtacccttgaggaaaagacataatggccaatgtaaacttgtatttccttgtactttcaactcaagtgttattTCCAAGCATCTATGCTAcaaaaccttacgatttgaaaagcgagcaagtatTTCATGAgggtctttcaaatgaatttcaattggtcgattcttaatgaacggaacgtttaagtttcgaatcctactcgtgtttcaaagatCTTAAACTgaatttttatcgcagatctggactccatgcctggagtataattgaacgtgaatacttgagGCACaatattttggtgagtgctttcaaataccgaattgtactagatacttgaacttgatacgtgaccaatatgagtacatgttatgtacgtgaattgatagggcaagagtgtactttatcgcacttgcccttacgtgatatacttgtttattgattgcaattgacttgatatacttgtttatgaggtgcgcacttcctggaattccagaaaccctgtggcgagttactctagtcgagccggcaagggcttggtcgattgggtaacgagccctgggtctcttgctttgtcgagtggagtgatatctcctcgattaaacggtatactcgagtattaccacccgtgtttattgaggattttgggcccagtagggggtgtgaatggtggacggagagtagtgtaagtggtgttctactggattggttcctttacttgaaagttgacggagtgtcaactactacgtgatcaagctcctgatgatgaatggaagttggctcctgagagccatccgtatccttatgctttggaatgattattgcttattggattattgttgattttgaaaaatttttacactcgctcattttgagatttctatttgacgtgttattgctcacgtttatgaactcttcatgctcgttactttgctatatcgacaacttgtacttataaataatggtcaatttgttatttggaacctcactgggcttttagctcataccacgctatttgttttccttacaggggtacgagtgtcgcgtgagacttgtaaaagactagcatagtctagttgtttttgacttttgacttttgacttgtactcgcgctattcttcgaatagaatgttttgtatttggattgtatacgcCTTGAACCAGTTTGAgtatattgaggctttgtaccttgattggtatcaatgtaaattataagtttgaattgtggatgttatttatggttcatggatgtgtgcaCATGatttgagtgagtgagtcctggcgagagttgggcaggcggtccgccaaaccctgtggtacgcctcagggggaggtggggtcgtcacagatggggCGGGggatcccccgccccgccccgtttctaagcggggaaaaaaattcccccccgcccTCGCCCCGAGATCCCCCCGCGggcgggcacccgcccccattgccatccctacttTTGAGAATTGAGAAGTTTCTTTTGATTTGATCTGACTTTGGAGTTTGGACTTACGGTCAGATCCTTGTTAACGgttaaaattcattaaaattttacCACGAAATGATGCCTCAACTTTAGACAATGATTCTGATCACTTGCGCTTCTTATGTAAATACCTATTCACATGAAACAAAACTTTGCAAATTTATTTGATCATTGACTATAAGATACAATTCTTGAATCATAACAATTCTAGCTGTGCAAGATCATGTAAAGGATTGATTTATTGTAGAAAATCATTCTTCACATTTTAGAATATTTTAAAACTACGCTCTGTTATTCTAATCAGTCTGttatattaatgtatattatagACAAACAAACTTTGTCTTATCCCGAAAGATATTTATCATTTGCAATATTTATTAATAGTGAACAAGTATAGCTTAAAGAAAAGTGGTTACTgtaatttatgatttttttttcagaacTGTAATTTATGATTTGAAACCTTTTCTATCTTTGTCCATCTCCCTAGTATTTATACGAGGAGACTAAAGTCTTCCGGTCCTTGCAAAGTAGACATGATGCAGGGTACTAAAATGCAAGTTTAAAATTATGGACTTAGAAAGTAAGTCAAGGGCAACTGTTTGGTCCTCCTACCAAGTGGTTGGATGAAGTGGACAAGTCATTTAGTAGACTGACTGACTGTTGTAGACatgaaacaataataaattGTGGTGCACGAATATAGAAATTGGGAGAGTATTTAGAAATATTGACGACCTAAATGAGACGCTAGAAATACTTTGAGAAAAGTCTAAGAAAGTGTCTCTAGTTTCGAGAATTTTAACTCTTTTTAGGCGTTGAGGGTCTACAAATTGAACAATCTTCGTGTGTGGTAGAGGAATTTCTTTGCTGCTTCTCCCAAACAATTTCTTATACTACAGGGGCGAGGCGAAAGACCAATGATACGATAACAGGTGATTATCACTTCTCGTGTAAGAAACTTGCGAAAATTTGTTCATTAGCTTGCCAAGTTACTTTTCAGGTCAATAGGAATTGTTTGGTCCTTCCTAACAAGTGGTTGAGTGAAGTGGACAAGTCATTTAGCAGACTCGCTGTCATAGACATGAAAGAATAACAAATTGTGGGCCACGAATATAGAAATTGTGAGAGTATTCGGATTGGTTAATATTGACGAAGTAAATGGGGGGTTAGAAAAACTTTGAGAAAAGTCACTCTAATTGAATATTTTCTGTATGTTCAAAAATTGTGGATAGAGAAATTTCTTTGTCACTTCTCCCATACATACACATTGAGATTCTTAACTGAAGTAGAAAGAAAGGCGAAAGACCAAAACAAAGCGTAACGGACAATGTCATCCCAAAGTATTTGTTAGAGTGTAATTTATTTCAACAAAATCCAGTGCATTTCTGCAGAGTGTAATTTACGCCTTGGGTATGgaagaaacaaaataataaaatagaacaaatgaaaaaatttatactCCTTCTCGTCATATCTGCAGAGTATTTGTTAGAGTCTTGGAATATTTAAAGTGTTAACTCAATCcattttattgcatttcaaATAATAAGCTATAGAAGTTAATTTCAATAATTGTAAAGGCTACAAAAATAAAACATCGTTTGAGTTACGGTGACAGATAAACCAAGATAACAATCTCCGGCAGAAGAACCAATAGAGGGGTGGGTGTGGCTGGTTTTCACGCGAGGCGTGATGCTGCCCAGGCGTGAAATGTACGGTAAATTCGCTTCAAAGTATAGCTTGTTTTACACTTTATTTTCTAACATCATttttttaccgatttgtttgtTTATTACTAAAATCATTAGTGAACTCTAATATTTGACAACACTTAGGACaattaatatctaaaaaatcaatattccgaatataataataaaaaattaatattttatatatatggtCCTAGTTAAATTTTATTCTACAATTGCACTTTTTTTAAGACTAAGGAAAATATCTCGCTAATATGACTTAATAACAGGAAAAAAATtgttattaaaaattaaaatatgaaaatatttttaaaagtcTAAAAATGACTGGAATATTGTCAATCCCAGCTTTCACGGTTTGAAGAGTATAAGTCATGGTCGATATGCGTAAATTGTAAGTTTGTGGAAGCTTACTGAACATTTTCAGTATTAAGTCCCAGGTTAGCTCCTTTAGGAGCTGCAGAAAATAAACTATCTGGTATAATCCCTGCCTCCATCTTTAATAGTTCAGCCATTACTGTCATTTCAGTGGGCGGCAATTCCTTTCATGGCAGTCTCCCAACCAACATAGGTCTCACCCTACCAAATCTGGAAGGATTATATCTTGGGACAAACGAGTTCTACGGAAACTTTCCAACTTCAATCACCAATGCTTCTGGGCTCAAGATACTTGATCTTTCCCGTAATAAGTTTGAAGGCCAAGTTCCAGCTAATTTAGGAGATCTGACAAATCTTCAATTACTAAATCTTGAAGGAAACCTCTTCGGCGGTAATTCTAACGGAGACTTGGACTTTATTGCATCATTGACCAACTGCAGTGATCTAAGCGTTTTTTCATTGAGTACCAATAATTTTGGAGGTAATATACCTAGAGTCATGGCCAATCTATCAAATCAACTAACAAGATTATACCTGGGAGGAAACCAACTGTCAGGAACCATTCCACAAGGATTTGGAAACTTTGTCAACCTAATTCAACTTAGCCTTGAAGAAAACTATCTTTCAGGGGTCATTCCAAGAGATTTTGGCAAATTACAAAATTTGCAATTTCTAAGTCTAAGCCAAAATGAGTTGTCAGGACAGATAGTCTCTACTCTATGCAACGCCACCGGTCTATCCAAGCTGGATTTATCAACCAACCAGTTTGAAGGGGGCAATATACTTGACAATGTTCTTATAAACTGTCAAAATTTGCAATATCTTGATATAtctcaaaacaacttcactggAATTATATCACGACATTTTTGGCAAACGCACTTATCATTGATTTACATGAAAATAGGTGAAAATTCGTTTAGTGGTTCTCTGCCTCCAGAAGTTGGAAAGCTTATACATTTGGTGGATTTCAATGTTTCCCACAACCAACTTGCTGGAGGTATACCCATATCACTTGCTGACTGTTCAGATCTGGAGAATCTTTATATGCAATCCAATTTTTTCCAAGGAACAATTCCACCAAATTTGGCTTCTTTGAAGAGCATCCAGCAAGTAGacctttcaagtaataacttgACTGGTCCAATACCAAAAGAACTTGAGAAGCTTCAGTTTTTGCGCTACTTAAATCTTTCCTACAACGACATCGAGGGTGAGGTACCGAACACTGGAGTTTTCAGCAATGTGAGTCAGATATCACTGATTGGCAACAACAAACTCTGTGGAGGCATTCCAGAATTGGAGTTCCCACCTTGCCCAGTTATCAGAGGGAAAAACAGAGGAAAACTGAAAGTTATCATATTGCTGTCCATTGTTTTACCGGCAACGCTTCTGATTCTTGGTGCATTGTTGTTATATTTCTTGGTATAtcgaaaaagagaaagaagactGGTGGCTGGATTCTCTAGCATGCCTACAAGAGTCGATAAGCTCTTACGGTTTTCTTACCATGAACTTCTTCGTGCAACTTCTGGATTTTCTCCAGAAAACTTAATTGGTTCAGGAAATTTTGGAGCCGTCTACAAAGGAAGACTAGAAAAACATGGCAATATGCTTCTAGCAGTCAAAGTTCTTGACCTTCAAAAGAATGGAGCTTCTAAAAGTTTTAAGGCCGAATGCAAAGCATTGAGAAATATTCGCCATAGAAACCTCGTTTCTATCGTGAGTTATTGCTCCAGTATTGATTCCAAGGGTGATGAATTCAAAGCTCTAGTCTATGAGTTCATGGAAAATGGAAATCTGGACCTGTGGCTGCATCCTTCAGAGACAACTGATCAGGCAACAAGCTCAAGAAGTCTTAATCTTCTTCAGAAGCTAAATATTGCAATTGATGTGGCTTCAGCATTGCAATATCTTCACGACCACTGCGAAGCTGAGATTGTTCACTGTGATCTAAAACCAAGTAACATTCTTCTTGACAATGATCTTGTTGCTCATGTGGGTGATTTTGGATTGGCAAGGCTTCTCCCAAAACCCATCAACACTTCTTCCGAGCAAAGAACCAGCAGTACCATTGCCATAAAAGGATCAATCGGTTATGCAGCCCCAGGTAATTATAATTTACAACCTTTTTATGGTCAAGATgttatttaattctttttaattcttttattatAATTACTATGAGATCTCTAATCACCGATGCATAGTAGCTAATTTTAATTAAGTCATTtcgttctaaaagaaggtccaTTATGCCCCAATCTAacatttgattaattttgatcacTTAGTTTCTTTTTTATAGTTTTTCTTTTACTACCCAATAATAACATGTCTAGAAACAAAATCTCAGAGTATGGAATGGGTCTTGCGGCATCAACTCAGGGGGATGTCTACAGTTACGGCATTCTTTTGCTAGAGATGATTACAGGAAGGAGGCCAACAGATGATATATTCGTGGGTGACCTTGATCTACATAACTATGTTAATGGGGCTTTGCATGAACGAGTTCCTGAGATCGTGGGTCCGTTGCTTCTTTCTGAAGGAAGAGATGAAAATAGTAGAATTACTCATGGAGAGGAAACTATTAATGGTGGAAGAGAGATTGATTGCATTATTTCCCTGCTGAAAATTGGACTTAAATGCTCTGCAAGATTACCAAATGACAGGATGCATATGAATGAAGTTGTCAGAAAATTACATCTCATTAAAGATGTTTTCCTTGGTGTCAGGGTACATCAAGAAAGTTTTGAAGCTTAATATCTACAGGTATACTCAAGAATTTAATACAGCCCACAAGTTGAAGTCCATTTTTTCTATATTAGGGAATTTTATTCTTGACCTAGGCTTGCAAGCCAACTCGTTCTACCAGTCAAAATCTATTCTAgtccaaaccaaaaaaaaaaaaaaaggcaaaagcTATGTGTTGTGCTTACAAGCATggaaaaagatggcttctcataCTAATGCATGAATTCTTGATTTGCAGCTGCTTACATGTCTGAATCTCCAAGCTGAAGTTGTtaatggggtgagctaatgAAGAAGACACCTTTggctttttatttgaaaataaaaataaatggatgATTCAAACATATTCCTATAGTCTTTCTTTATAAGAATTAGATGTTCTTGGAAGCAGTCAATCGGCTCAATTCTGCTTGAACATCTTAATGCTTCCATATTATGCTTGGATAGTATGCAATACATTATACTTACAATGCATAGTCTTGCAGACTAGAAGACTAAAAGAAATTGTGAGAGCATTCAGATTGGTTAATATTGACGACCTAAATGACGGGTTAGAAAAACTTTGAGAAAAGTCTAAGAGGGTCACTCTAATTGAATAATTTCTGTATGCTCAAAAATTGTTGACAGAGAAATTTCTTGTCACTTCTCCCATacttctctttttattttttttcgagctgagctcgactcgaatcgattcgagtcgagctcgagctttaaatttgccggctcgtcgagcttGAGttcgagcttggtaaaatttagtcgagattcggctcgattagcccaaaactcgactcgactcgactcgtttgcagccctagttgGAAGTTCATTGCTTCTATATTTTAGAAAAGCAATTTCATTCTTGATATAGTCTTATAAGCTAACTCATTCTATTATTCAGAATCTATTTTAGCCAGaagaaataataaaacaaaacaaaagttaCGTGTTGTGCTCAGTAGCATGGAAAAGGACGCCTTCTTGCAGGCACTAATGCATggaaaagaatgtcatcctttTTCCTTAAAAGGTTAGGATCCAAACGCGGAATAAACAATTATTGAGATATcgacaacaatttaatgagaaTATAAATGAAAGACACATTTAACGACTTCagcctacgtccacggagagaaacctgttctttattatgagaggaaaaccctatacaagaatacaacttgaactCAACcccaacc is a window encoding:
- the LOC113756561 gene encoding putative receptor-like protein kinase At3g47110, producing MVDMRKLLAPLGAAENKLSGIIPASIFNSSAITVISVGGNSFHGSLPTNIGLTLPNLEGLYLGTNEFYGNFPTSITNASGLKILDLSRNKFEGQVPANLGDLTNLQLLNLEGNLFGGNSNGDLDFIASLTNCSDLSVFSLSTNNFGGNIPRVMANLSNQLTRLYLGGNQLSGTIPQGFGNFVNLIQLSLEENYLSGVIPRDFGKLQNLQFLSLSQNELSGQIVSTLCNATGLSKLDLSTNQFEGGNILDNVLINCQNLQYLDISQNNFTGIISRHFWQTHLSLIYMKIGENSFSGSLPPEVGKLIHLVDFNVSHNQLAGGIPISLADCSDLENLYMQSNFFQGTIPPNLASLKSIQQVDLSSNNLTGPIPKELEKLQFLRYLNLSYNDIEGEVPNTGVFSNVSQISLIGNNKLCGGIPELEFPPCPVIRGKNRGKLKVIILLSIVLPATLLILGALLLYFLVYRKRERRLVAGFSSMPTRVDKLLRFSYHELLRATSGFSPENLIGSGNFGAVYKGRLEKHGNMLLAVKVLDLQKNGASKSFKAECKALRNIRHRNLVSIVSYCSSIDSKGDEFKALVYEFMENGNLDLWLHPSETTDQATSSRSLNLLQKLNIAIDVASALQYLHDHCEAEIVHCDLKPSNILLDNDLVAHVGDFGLARLLPKPINTSSEQRTSSTIAIKGSIGYAAPEYGMGLAASTQGDVYSYGILLLEMITGRRPTDDIFVGDLDLHNYVNGALHERVPEIVGPLLLSEGRDENSRITHGEETINGGREIDCIISLLKIGLKCSARLPNDRMHMNEVVRKLHLIKDVFLGVRLLTCLNLQAEVVNGLIEVPNTMWGFRSSSTLANIFLLLLVAMNLSVSHVSASKQFQNETDRLALLEFKKQIYDDPFGVLKSWNHSQHHCQWEGVACSARHQRVMALTLRDKQLSGTISPHVGNLSFMRFIQLGENQFHGEIPQEFGRLFRLRFLNLSINALSGKIPAHLSYCSEMIGISLTSNKLEGKIPIDQLSNLKKLETFYLNTNNLTGEISSSIGNLSSLIRVGFQFNNLEGNLPMEMGLLKRLSIFSAAENKLSGIIPASIFNSSAITVISVASNSFHGNLPTNIGLTLPNLEALGIGVNKFHGNFPISITNASRLEVLDLSQNKVAGQVPANLGDLTNLQRLNLERNFFGGNSTGDLDFIASLTNCSDLSVFSLSTNNFGGNIPKVMANLSNQLTELYLGGNRLSGTIPEGFGNFVNLYALSLEANYLSGVIPRDFDKLPNLQHLRFDSNQFSGHILSTLCNATGLYELDLSTNQFEGGNIFDNVLMNCQNLQYLDISQNNFTGIISPHFLQTHSSLIYMKIGENSFTGSLPPEVGKLIHLVDFNVSHNHLVGDIPISLTDCSNLENLFMQANFFQGTIPPNLASWKSIRQLDLSSNNLSGPIPKELEKLQIGVPTLSSD